The proteins below come from a single Drosophila miranda strain MSH22 chromosome Y unlocalized genomic scaffold, D.miranda_PacBio2.1 Contig_Y1_pilon, whole genome shotgun sequence genomic window:
- the LOC117191400 gene encoding V-type proton ATPase 116 kDa subunit a-like produces MAKAFFRSEEMELCQLLLHKENAFDCLMELGHHGGLQFNNVYDEDRQLNGLYTKKVSLCNELIRITTSLQQQMVELQIRVYFYPDVDLEHRLRERDLKEYGERLRRLHVETSAVMEHYQALDRRRYRMIEHRYAINKADKYFASDQGSELLYTESTLMSLIKDATDEGPAHRQLNYMIGSIRADKFESFELLCYRLFGFNLVVRFAEIPTLVVDYYGHRMEKVRKFSLLLLTNSTVIWPKVTRLCHAYHVTIYECPETSTLRMAKVDELSSEINSLERVLEESQRIRIQILEVTARDLYLLRVNLSKAVMVYDLLNRLRPVGGLQHQKYLQAECFVPVSELEDVREALRKGTRMKGGADRQEEEQLEQKLDPNDEPKLSPPKQATEEESHAPVLLKKNRQSSHIPPTYFRLNKFTQGFQNLIDSYGISDYMEINPAPYTIITFPFLFAVMFGDFGHGILVTLFALLLIWKEKNIAESQQASQEENEILNILFAGRYIVLLMGLFSIYMGLIYNDALSKSLNLFGSSWSCRYNSSTLDHMGGQLNLDPSDGNFFSGDPYPFGVDPVWKVCGEDSITTFNSLKMKLAIILGIAQMMFGLSLSAVNCLILDRRADLFLVVVPQFIFMICLFCYLVFLIFLKWLLYGGLKSAPYNTACAPSVLITFIDMMLMKNTQLDDPQCKNEMFKGERLLEYVLVFVAFLAVPVLLAGKPIYLQQRQKKLKKELQGRDISDLKQDGRDTLNEMRSSRRYSFDSQEDVVNERRASKTDPPRADHAEEFDLSEIWIHSGIHTIETVLGSVSHTASYLRLWALSLAHDQLSHVLWHMVLSKGLKSNSPLYVSVPVLACSFLAWAVLTVAILVGMEGLSAFLHTLRLHWVEFQSKFYSGSGEPFRPFKFAASSQRT; encoded by the coding sequence ATGGCCAAAGCGTTTTTCCGCAGCGAGGAAATGGAGCTgtgccagctgctgctgcacaagGAGAACGCCTTCGACTGCCTCATGGAGCTGGGCCACCACGGGGGCCTGCAGTTCAACAACGTGTACGACGAGGATCGCCAGCTGAACGGGCTGTACACCAAGAAGGTGTCGCTGTGCAACGAGCTGATCCGCATCACGACCAgtctgcagcagcagatggTGGAGCTGCAGATCAGAGTGTACTTCTATCCGGACGTGGACCTGGAGCACCGGCTGCGCGAGCGGGACCTCAAGGAGTACGGCGAGCGGCTGCGGCGGCTGCACGTGGAGACCAGTGCCGTCATGGAGCACTACCAGGCCCTGGATCGTCGCCGCTACCGGATGATTGAGCACCGATACGCGATCAACAAGGCCGACAAGTACTTCGCCTCCGATCAGGGCAGCGAGCTGCTCTACACGGAGAGCACGCTGATGTCCCTGATCAAGGACGCCACCGACGAGGGTCCTGCCCACCGGCAGCTCAACTACATGATCGGCAGCATACGGGCGGACAAGTTCGAGAGCTTCGAGCTGCTGTGCTACCGCCTGTTCGGGTTCAATCTGGTGGTGCGCTTCGCGGAGATCCCCACGCTGGTGGTGGACTACTATGGCCACCGGATGGAGAAGGTGCGCAAGttctcgctgctgctgctcaccAACTCGACCGTGATCTGGCCAAAGGTCACCAGGCTCTGTCACGCCTACCACGTGACCATCTACGAGTGCCCCGAGACGAGCACGCTGCGCATGGCGAAGGTCGACGAGTTGAGCTCGGAGATCAACAGCCTGGAGCGGGTCCTCGAGGAGTCGCAGCGCATACGCATACAGATCCTGGAGGTGACCGCCCGGGATCTGTATCTGTTGCGCGTGAATCTAAGCAAGGCCGTGATGGTGTACGATCTGCTGAATCGCCTGCGGCCGGTGGGTGGCCTGCAGCATCAGAAGTATCTGCAGGCCGAGTGCTTTGTGCCCGTCTCGGAGCTCGAGGATGTGCGCGAGGCCCTGAGGAAGGGAACGCGGATGAAGGGCGGAGCGGATaggcaggaggaggagcagctaGAGCAGAAGCTGGATCCAAATGATGAGCCGAAACTGAGTCCCCCCAAACAGGCCACCGAGGAGGAGTCGCATGCCCCCGTGCTGCTCAAGAAGAACCGCCAATCCAGCCACATTCCGCCCACCTACTTTCGGCTGAACAAGTTCACGCAGGGATTCCAGAACCTGATCGACTCGTACGGCATCTCGGACTACATGGAGATCAATCCGGCGCCGTACACGATCATCACGTTTCCGTTTCTGTTCGCCGTGATGTTCGGCGACTTTGGCCACGGCATCCTGGTGACCCTGTTCGCCCTCCTGCTGATCTGGAAGGAGAAGAACATCGCGGAGAGCCAGCAGGCCTCCCAGGAGGAGAACGAGATACTCAACATCCTCTTCGCCGGACGCTACATAGTCCTGCTGATGGGCCTGTTCTCCATCTACATGGGCCTGATCTACAACGACGCGCTGTCCAAGTCCCTTAACTTGTTCGGCTCCAGCTGGAGCTGCCGCTACAATTCCTCGACGCTGGACCACATGGGCGGGCAGCTCAATCTGGATCCATCGGATGGCAACTTCTTCTCGGGCGATCCGTATCCCTTTGGCGTCGATCCGGTATGGAAGGTGTGCGGCGAGGACTCGATCACCACCTTCAACTCGCTGAAAATGAAGCTGGCCATCATCTTGGGCATTGCACAGATGATGTTCGGCCTCTCGCTGTCGGCCGTCAACTGTCTTATCCTCGACCGGAGGGCAGATCTCTTCCTGGTCGTTGTGCCGCAGTTCATCTTTATGATCTGCCTCTTTTGCTACCTGGTCTTTCTCATCTTCCTCAAGTGGCTGCTGTATGGGGGCCTGAAGAGTGCCCCCTACAACACGGCCTGTGCCCCGTCCGTGCTGATCACCTTCATCGACATGATGCTGATGAAGAACACCCAGCTGGACGATCCGCAGTGCAAAAACGAGATGTTCAAGGGGGAACGTTTGCTCGAGTATGTTCTCGTGTTTGTGGCCTTCCTGGCGGTACCCGTTCTGCTGGCCGGCAAGCCCATATATTTGCAGCAGCGCCAGAAGAAGCTCAAGAAGGAGCTTCAGGGGCGCGACATCAGCGATCTGAAGCAGGATGGCCGCGACACCCTCAATGAGATGCGCTCCTCGCGGCGCTACTCCTTCGACTCCCAGGAGGACGTCGTCAACGAAAGGCGCGCCTCCAAGACGGACCCGCCCAGGGCCGACCATGCCGAGGAGTTTGATCTGTCCGAGATCTGGATCCACTCGGGCATACACACCATCGAGACGGTCCTGGGTTCAGTTTCGCACACGGCCTCCTATCTGCGCCTGTGGGCCCTCTCCCTGGCCCACGATCAGCTGTCGCACGTGCTGTGGCACATGGTCCTAAGCAAGGGTCTGAAGAGCAACTCCCCCCTGTACGTGTCCGTGCCGGTGCTGGCCTGCTCCTTCCTGGCCTGGGCCGTGCTCACCGTGGCCATTCTGGTGGGCATGGAGGGGCTGTCCGCCTTCCTGCACACGCTCCGCCTCCACTGGGTGGAGTTCCAGTCGAAGTTCTACAGCGGCTCCGGCGAACCCTTTCGCCCCTTCAAGTTTGCGGCCTCCAGCCAAAGGACCTAG